Genomic window (Vitis riparia cultivar Riparia Gloire de Montpellier isolate 1030 chromosome 4, EGFV_Vit.rip_1.0, whole genome shotgun sequence):
CATGTTCAACCGAGCATTAGATAAGATAAATAATGGGATAtattatccatcattttttttaaccattctaCGTGAGATATGTTAATCTCTTATTACGATGatatatgttttatattattattttttattcattttataaatataaatatgatataatataacgTAACATAtctatttgatatattattttataacatcATTTCCATGTGTATATTCAAGTATATCATATCCCCTTCAAATCATATCCTAAGATAATATTTCCTAtcaaatgaaatatgatatccctaaggccatgtttgtttgacatgatataacatgaaatatataaaagaggggatattatatcatatttaatgttTGGTTGGTGCTAAGATAAGATAAGTTATCTCATCACTTATCCTATCTTAAATTTAACTAAACATGTGATAATATAAGTAGTAAGATATGTTAATCCTATGTTAAGACATGAGATATGCATATCCCATTGattatagatttatttatttgtatcgatttttaattattttatataccaATTTtgcataataaaaaatgtttataaaataatattaatatatgatatataaattattttcatatgttgaataaaataatataaaaaattttatttataaagtttaaatattttaatcatgaatattgttaagtataagataaattttattttttttaaacaaaaaatactggaatgtgatataatttatgtttttatatatttcatttcattttttttttattgatttcataaatttaatataatataatatatcttataaaatatattaatttaaaatatcgtGTTATatctaataatattatatttcattaaaaattttattttattaaaaaatcacatATTTAAAAATCCAATATAATATCATATGATATATCATTCGGGAACCAAACGTAGCACGTTATGGTACATAACAAAAATGGGAGGGAGTTAAAAGTGATGGAGGGAGAAGCGTGTGATAAAAACTAAAATGCTTGGGGAGGGATGAATTGACTTATTCCAAGGGAGAGAAAATGATTAAggttaatatttaaatttatttaattaatcacaAATTAATTAGTCAACGAGCACGTGACCACACGCCTTTCGCATATATACTAAACAAAGCCGCGTGAGTGAGTGTGTGTGAACCCCACCAACCATCCCCACCGCCCCAAACACGCCCTTTTCTCCTTTTTAACTAATCTcctctttttctatttcttctccTTTATCTACTTTATACACCtcccttctttttcttattgTGTCATGGGTatctttaaaatcaaaaccCACTCTTATCCTTTCATATGGATGTTGAGATTTTTCATAAAACCTTTATAGAGAtacatttatttccttttttttttttttttaatgaatcatgatagaaatgattattttatatctaaatACGGGATACTGTAATCATCTTGATACAAACATAACATCATTGTGTCTCATAAATTATGAGGTTGAACAGACAAATAATCTTGATGTTAAATAAATAGTCATTTACgtttgattgataattaattttgatatcatttataattatgtGTATCTAACCGTTTAGATGTTGTccatttaaaatctaaatgatctacatgactttaaaacacttttatgaaTTAAGAGTTTTATTCTCCATCtaatacaaaatatcataattttattattgtaatgACTAAAACAAAAggttaaattataataaatgcaAATTTTCACTTCCAATatgcttattttttaaagaagatgATTATGGAACCTTATTATTTGACTAACCcctcatgttttttgttttttttttttaatctcaacGGCAAATTGTGACTTAACACCAATGCAATGAATAAGACagtaaattaatttcatatcatatttaaatattaaaaatattataaacatttctTGTAATCATTGTCAAACGAACTCTTAAATGTTAGCGATGACTTTGAAATCGGGTTTGTTACATTAATAAAATTGGTGAGAAGTTGGTCACCCAAATTCAAATCACTcaaatttaataacaaaaaccctaaaattaaTCAATGGAAAGGCATGTAATCCTTcattaataattcaaataattggTTTGGTGGTTAATTTTATACCCATCAACCTAATTCATTGTCATCATCTCTATACTCTCATCCCACGCAGTGGAAGAAGTCATTGGCCTTTctcataattattaaaaaataataataaaataaaaaaattattccctAACCTAGTTCTTTCACATTAACCTTTTCCTCTCCAACGCCCACTTTCTCTCAATACGAGTAATCATTGAAAAATGTTgtgaaaaaatatgttttaaaattaaggaAGTGGGTCCCATTACTTGTGACATTTTTCATTTGATGGTTATAAGGTCAAGTTCTTCGTTGCCTCCATAACATAAgtcaattattatattattataaatatggtataaataataaaacggtagataaatatttttaacttgtaaattggattaaaattttagaaggtACCTATGACGTCACAATACGTGTGCGATGATGTGGCATGTGACGTCATGCTGGTACACACGAAAAAAAGGTTGTTCACTGTCACACATGATCTTTTTTCTCACCTTTTATTACTCCATTTACGtgttattattgatttatttagtGTGGTTTCTCACTCTAGGGTctagagagagagggagagatgcACAATGACCTAAAATGATTCGAGGATACACAAATATGAAATACACAGCAGAAGGGGGTGGGACCACCACATGAAAATTCACACGTCAGCAAGGGGTTGGGGGTTTAATCCAACCAGCGGCTGCCGTCCCAAACTGGCTTAGCTGTCTCTCACTGTTGCTTGACCCCCATCTAAAAAAACTACACATGTCTTCTCCATatcttcatttcattttttaatttattttcttttttcttttttccacttTTCCTTCTTCCTGGCAGCTTCCTTGCTATATAAATCAATTGCAGACTCCCAAATCAAGTTTTGCTCTCCTCCTCTGGGATTGtaggattggtatttgttgaatccgttaggattttttttggtGACTTGGTTGAAAAATGCCTGCTTGGTGGGGGAGAAAGTCGAGCAAGTGCAAAGAAGAAGTGCAGCAGCAGAACCCAGAGAGCACTCTCTATAATATATCGAAAATCTCGATCAGAAACGAGAAGAAGAATGGCAAGGACAAGCCCAAGAGCTTCGATGAGGGGCTGTTTTCGCGAAATTCGCCCAGGAGCAGCAAGGACTATGGGGCGTTGACGGGCAGCGGTGGTGGTGGGTCGTCGGGGTTTTCCGGGTTCGATTCGGATTGTGGAGACAAGATCAGGGGGCACCCACTGCCTCTGCCGTCGGCGGGAATTGAACATGGGGTGGGATCTGGGTCGGGGTCGGTTTCGAGTGTTAGCTCTTCTGGGTCGTCCGATGATCATCCCAGCCCTCATGATCACGCTCCCTTTGGCGTATATAGGTGGGTTTCTGGGGTTttggtttgaattttttaaaattaggtcTTGGGTTGTTGTTTTGTTGTTGATTTTATCTTGGGCTTTGGatgatcgattgattgattCTTATCGATTGATAGACTCTTATTGATTGATAGATCGATCAACTATGATGTGGATGATCATCAATTCATTAAATTGCTATCAATATATAGCAACTTGTCATTTAACTGTTCACCCAAAAAAAGGGACTCACCATCTCTCCAATTTGGTCTGTTTTCCATATCTGGATCTTTCTCTATAAATCGGTGATTAAAAGTATGTGGAGTTCTAAGAAATTTCGCATGTTGATCGATAAACTTGTTAGAAAATTTAGTGTTTTAGTTAATTACTCATCGTTAGGAATCCATGGTTTTGCACCATTAGCAATAATGTTAGTTATCGGTTCTATCGGTTCCATATTGCATTCTTCTGGTTTTACAAAGTTTAGTGGCCGATTAGGCTATTATAAACTTTGTAAGTAGGAAAACTTTGAAGATGGAGAAAACAAGAGCACTGGACTTTAGTTCCTGCTTCTTTTGTGCTACTTCTAACGGAAACCGTGTTGATCCCAGAGGACAGGGGGAAACCAAGTCCAACACAAGATCAAGAAGTCCGGGTCCAGGGTCACGATCTGCTACATCACCGCTTCATCCTCGGTTTAGTACCTCGAATATAGATTCTCTGACGGGAAAGCAGGAAGAAGGGAGGAGCTGTCATCGGTTGCCCCTTCCGCCGGGTTCTCCTACCAGCCCTTCTACCTTGTCCAGCACTAGGACTTGCGTAGTGACTGAAAGCACAACTTGTAATATGTCAAAGTGGAAGAAAGGGAGGCTTCTAGGAAGGGGGACTTTTGGGCATGTTTACGTTGGATTTAACAGGTGATGATGATTCTTCCTATTTATTGCTTGGtaatagaaaaatgaagaaattgaaaattaattcacTGTTCTTGAAATCTGGGGAGAGTTTAATTATCGAGTTATAATGTTATATGAATgaactattttgaaaaaccctCAAAGTTAACACTAATGATCATTCTAGTTATGCTTAATGACACGTCTGGTGTAATCATTTAAGAATAATATCAGGTTCTATTCATGGCTATTTCAAAAACCCATGTTAAATGGTAAGGAGACTATATATTTGTTGCTTTAttcagtttattttatttttctaaatgttgTGTATGCAATTTTAACAGTGAAAACGGGCAAATGTGTGCGATAAAAGAAGTCAAGGTTGTTTCAGATGATCATACATCAAAAGAATGCCTTAAGCAACTGAACCAGGtagttctttcattttttttagaattaatcaTGGATAATGCTTACATCTcatcatatttaatttctagTTGTCCGTTATACAATTCGATGGGAATTTTGCGTACAAGTTTCAATTTCATATAATCATTTGCAAGTGGTGGATCTGTAACACATTTTCCTTTTGTCAACAGGAGATAAATTTACTCAGTCAACTTTCACATCCAAATATCGTTCAATACTATGGTAGTGAAATGGTATGAGCTACTCTCCTAATGTTTATGAAAGTTAGGGTTCATGCATCTACTCACCCATGCGTGAGTGCACACACATGAATGCTATCCTTTTCCCAATATGCAATCTCTTTCCAATCTGTtcattccaagtgagtggacgGTGTATTTGACACTGTTCTTGTAACATTCTGGATTGTCATGTTGTCAGGGTGAAGAAACACTATCAGTTTATTTGGAGTATGTCTCTGGTGGCTCTATCCACAAGTTACTTCAAGAATATGGTCCCTTTAAGGAACCTGTCATTCAAAATTATGCTAGGCAGATTATTTCTGGGCTTGCCTACTTACACGGGAGAAGTACTGTGCACAGGTACTGGGTTGTGGTTATGATTACTTGTATGAGATTGCTGATTCCTCTTATTTCTGGCAACTcaga
Coding sequences:
- the LOC117913566 gene encoding mitogen-activated protein kinase kinase kinase 3: MPAWWGRKSSKCKEEVQQQNPESTLYNISKISIRNEKKNGKDKPKSFDEGLFSRNSPRSSKDYGALTGSGGGGSSGFSGFDSDCGDKIRGHPLPLPSAGIEHGVGSGSGSVSSVSSSGSSDDHPSPHDHAPFGVYRGQGETKSNTRSRSPGPGSRSATSPLHPRFSTSNIDSLTGKQEEGRSCHRLPLPPGSPTSPSTLSSTRTCVVTESTTCNMSKWKKGRLLGRGTFGHVYVGFNSENGQMCAIKEVKVVSDDHTSKECLKQLNQEINLLSQLSHPNIVQYYGSEMGEETLSVYLEYVSGGSIHKLLQEYGPFKEPVIQNYARQIISGLAYLHGRSTVHRDIKGANILVGPNGEIKLADFGMAKHINSSSSMLSFKGSPYWMAPEVVMNTNGYSLAVDIWSLGCTILEMATSKPPWSQYEGVAAIFKIGNSRDVPEIPDHLSNDAKSFVRLCLQRDPSARPTALQLLDHSFVRDQATTRIANIAITKDAFPSTFDGSRTPTALELHSNRTSLTLFDGDYVTKPVGTVSRAAKNSRDSVRTITSLPVSPCSSPLRNYGPAHKSCFLSPPHPSYPIVGQSSYNSNDYSLYPTRAITRYTHDPWSDNPPFRSLTPNGSPRTRPI